Proteins encoded in a region of the Lepisosteus oculatus isolate fLepOcu1 chromosome 23, fLepOcu1.hap2, whole genome shotgun sequence genome:
- the LOC102685575 gene encoding CD209 antigen-like protein C isoform X3 — translation MAVETLEVAMKKIPGPVSTVRAEPSPAPCRPATVCLGLLCAVLLTIIIVLCVYYNTGSRRASEANLRLSLLTDELDQLQVNHSTLTAIYNKLQSEKEALESQIKRVCKPCQPGWVLFNFKCYYFSKASQTWADSRADCQNRGADLVIIESAEEQNFTNVKTMGEISWIGLTDTAEKGTFLWVDGSRESGGYWRNNKMEKLNRNGNCVAAYPKTNSLNNWIDLDCSKTQRWICEGNTQKLFLDIGLCRSRGYAVG, via the exons ATGGCAGTAGAGACACTAGAGG TGGCCATGAAAAAGATCCCGGGCCCTGTGtccacagtgagagcagagccCAGCCCAGCGCCTTGCAGACCGGCCACCGTGTGCCTGGGGCTGTTATGTGCTGTCTTACTGACCATCATCATCGTCCTGTGCGTCTACT ATAACACAGGCTCTCGCCGTGCCAGTGAAGCAAATCTCCGCCTGTCCCTCCTGACGGATGAACTGGATCAGCTCCAAGTGAACCACAGCACCCTGACCGCTATCTACAACAAGTTACAGAGCGAGAAAGAGGCCCTGGAATCCCAAATAA AGAGAGTCTGTAAACCCTGTCAACCAGGCTGGGTGCTCTTCAACTTCAAGTGTTACTACTTCTCCAAAGCTTCACAGACCTGGGCCGACAGCCGTGCTGACTGCCAAAACCGGGGAGCAGACCTAGTGATTATAGAGAGTGCGGAGGAGCAG AACTTCACGAACGTAAAGACGATGGGCGAGATTTCCTGGATTGGCCTGACCGATACAGCAGAAAAGGGGACCTTCCTGTGGGTGGATGGCAGTAGAGAGTCTGGCGG GTACTGGAGGAATAATAAGATGGAGAAACTGAACAGAAACGGGAACTGTGTGGCTGCCTATCCAAAAACCAATTCCTTAAACAATTGGATTGATCTGGACTGCAGCAAAACCCAACGCTGGATCTGTGAAGGCAATACCCAGAAACTCTTCTTAGATATTGGACTATGCCGGAGTCGGGGATATGCGGTCGGTTAA
- the LOC102685575 gene encoding CD209 antigen-like protein C isoform X2, with product MDRATDGRSQSVVSEGIYTGLVNPDRDVYSTLDRTPHRNPGEQNTVAMKKIPGPVSTVRAEPSPAPCRPATVCLGLLCAVLLTIIIVLCVYYNTGSRRASEANLRLSLLTDELDQLQVNHSTLTAIYNKLQSEKEALESQIKRVCKPCQPGWVLFNFKCYYFSKASQTWADSRADCQNRGADLVIIESAEEQNFTNVKTMGEISWIGLTDTAEKGTFLWVDGSRESGGYWRNNKMEKLNRNGNCVAAYPKTNSLNNWIDLDCSKTQRWICEGNTQKLFLDIGLCRSRGYAVG from the exons ATGGACAGGGCAACTGATGGAAGATCACAGTCAGTGGTTTCAGAGGGAATTTACACTGGACTGGTCAACCCAGACAGGGATGTGTACAGTACTCTAGACAGAACGCCACACAGGAACCCAGGAGAGCAGAACACGG TGGCCATGAAAAAGATCCCGGGCCCTGTGtccacagtgagagcagagccCAGCCCAGCGCCTTGCAGACCGGCCACCGTGTGCCTGGGGCTGTTATGTGCTGTCTTACTGACCATCATCATCGTCCTGTGCGTCTACT ATAACACAGGCTCTCGCCGTGCCAGTGAAGCAAATCTCCGCCTGTCCCTCCTGACGGATGAACTGGATCAGCTCCAAGTGAACCACAGCACCCTGACCGCTATCTACAACAAGTTACAGAGCGAGAAAGAGGCCCTGGAATCCCAAATAA AGAGAGTCTGTAAACCCTGTCAACCAGGCTGGGTGCTCTTCAACTTCAAGTGTTACTACTTCTCCAAAGCTTCACAGACCTGGGCCGACAGCCGTGCTGACTGCCAAAACCGGGGAGCAGACCTAGTGATTATAGAGAGTGCGGAGGAGCAG AACTTCACGAACGTAAAGACGATGGGCGAGATTTCCTGGATTGGCCTGACCGATACAGCAGAAAAGGGGACCTTCCTGTGGGTGGATGGCAGTAGAGAGTCTGGCGG GTACTGGAGGAATAATAAGATGGAGAAACTGAACAGAAACGGGAACTGTGTGGCTGCCTATCCAAAAACCAATTCCTTAAACAATTGGATTGATCTGGACTGCAGCAAAACCCAACGCTGGATCTGTGAAGGCAATACCCAGAAACTCTTCTTAGATATTGGACTATGCCGGAGTCGGGGATATGCGGTCGGTTAA